One genomic segment of Pseudomonadota bacterium includes these proteins:
- a CDS encoding lauroyl acyltransferase has protein sequence MKIKHLLEYGIVKLLYGFFKILPIGTASSIGGFIGRNLGKLLKVNRVARRNIKNAFPDFTDKQVEDTILKMWDNLGRVAGEFPHMAAFKEDDFAKIVEVEGAEHIKKAGESGKTTIFFSGHFANWEIVPKTIFEKGCPSVNLVYRKSNNPYLDKLILDVRGNYQEGCMPKGTKGARMLIKAIKEGKHIGMLVDQKQNDGIPVPFFGRDAMTAPAIANLALKYECRLIPLHVRRVGGAKFKVKVYEPFKVDNTGNEHKDIRLAMIRINSILEGWVRQEPSQWFWVHNRWPKE, from the coding sequence TTGAAGATAAAACACCTGCTAGAATACGGCATAGTAAAGCTATTATACGGCTTCTTTAAGATATTGCCTATCGGTACAGCGTCCTCAATAGGGGGCTTTATAGGCAGGAATCTTGGTAAGCTGTTAAAAGTGAACAGGGTTGCAAGGCGTAATATTAAAAACGCCTTCCCCGATTTTACCGATAAACAGGTTGAAGATACCATACTAAAAATGTGGGATAATCTTGGACGTGTGGCCGGTGAGTTTCCGCACATGGCGGCATTTAAAGAAGATGATTTTGCAAAAATAGTTGAGGTCGAAGGAGCCGAGCATATTAAAAAAGCCGGTGAGTCAGGTAAAACCACTATATTTTTCTCAGGACATTTTGCAAATTGGGAAATAGTACCGAAAACTATATTCGAAAAAGGTTGTCCGTCAGTAAATCTTGTATATAGAAAATCCAATAATCCGTATCTGGATAAGCTTATTTTAGACGTTAGAGGCAATTATCAGGAAGGTTGCATGCCTAAAGGCACTAAAGGTGCAAGAATGCTAATAAAAGCCATAAAAGAGGGCAAGCATATAGGTATGTTAGTTGACCAGAAGCAAAATGACGGTATTCCCGTGCCGTTCTTCGGACGGGACGCAATGACGGCTCCTGCAATAGCTAACCTTGCACTTAAATATGAATGTCGGCTAATTCCTTTGCACGTTAGAAGGGTGGGCGGTGCAAAGTTCAAGGTTAAAGTCTACGAGCCGTTTAAAGTCGATAATACCGGCAATGAACATAAAGATATCCGGCTTGCCATGATAAGGATAAATTCTATTTTGGAAGGCTGGGTAAGGCAGGAACCAAGCCAGTGGTTCTGGGTGCATAACAGATGGCCTAAAGAATAA
- the lpxK gene encoding tetraacyldisaccharide 4'-kinase, translating into MKQPSFWKEVSLYNFLLFPFSIIYQLISFIRNAASRPYKPSKPVICIGNVTVGGAGKTPTAIAIAKIITDMGKKPVFLTRGYGGTLRVTTIVNPDIHKAKDTGDEPILLSRVATTIVSKNRVTGGKLACEKDFDVIIMDDGLQNPTIEKTMSLLVIDGSYGIGSGYIIPAGPLRESLKSGLSKVDAVVFIGDDKKYILSKLEDKKIIKAKIKAKKHDKKTDKYVAFCGLGNPDKFFNTLVENGYNVREKKEFPDHYNYKQQDIDDLRNLAKSWNAKLITTEKDYVRLSNVHKKDIETLPISIEFEKEQEIRKILESIF; encoded by the coding sequence ATGAAACAACCGTCTTTCTGGAAAGAAGTATCACTTTATAATTTTCTACTCTTTCCGTTTAGTATTATATATCAGTTGATAAGCTTCATTAGGAATGCGGCTAGTAGACCGTATAAGCCTTCCAAGCCTGTTATCTGCATAGGTAACGTGACGGTTGGCGGTGCCGGAAAAACCCCTACTGCCATAGCAATCGCCAAGATAATAACCGATATGGGGAAGAAACCCGTATTTTTAACTCGCGGGTACGGAGGCACTTTAAGGGTTACTACGATAGTGAATCCCGATATACATAAAGCAAAGGATACGGGCGACGAGCCTATATTGCTCAGTCGTGTTGCTACAACCATAGTTTCAAAAAACCGTGTTACAGGGGGAAAACTTGCGTGCGAAAAGGATTTTGACGTAATAATAATGGATGACGGATTGCAAAACCCTACCATTGAAAAAACCATGTCGCTACTGGTAATTGACGGTAGCTACGGTATCGGCAGCGGCTATATCATTCCGGCCGGTCCTTTGAGAGAAAGCCTGAAAAGCGGGCTTAGTAAGGTTGATGCAGTGGTGTTCATCGGTGATGATAAAAAATATATTTTATCGAAGCTTGAAGATAAAAAAATCATCAAGGCCAAGATAAAAGCAAAAAAACATGATAAAAAAACCGATAAATATGTTGCATTCTGCGGACTTGGCAATCCTGATAAATTTTTCAATACACTTGTAGAAAACGGCTATAATGTCAGGGAGAAAAAAGAGTTTCCCGACCATTATAACTATAAACAACAGGATATTGACGATTTAAGGAATCTGGCAAAAAGCTGGAACGCCAAACTTATAACTACCGAAAAAGATTATGTCCGTCTTTCTAACGTTCACAAAAAGGACATTGAAACCTTGCCTATATCTATTGAGTTTGAAAAAGAGCAGGAAATAAGGAAAATACTGGAAAGTATCTTTTAA
- a CDS encoding prepilin-type N-terminal cleavage/methylation domain-containing protein — MLVKKSNGFSLVELSIVIVIVAIITAGIISSNIIVEQAKIRTQISELEKYKLAYEAFKYRFNAIPGDFKDASKYWGAAVPNGNGNSAIGDISGFNSIDNLHCVNNSEDLIFFYHLYLAGLTDRKYEPIPQINVGYPSLITDPKKGMGASGGLPGGVFGGDNYTVEFQNSQTIRARVALNLHAGNLQNMPHCHDFNDDVGTGTPALYHAIDTKIDDGIPLEGSFLAYRAWSSNYGNCLTAANGEYLLSNKRTACHAMYIFEIY, encoded by the coding sequence ATGTTAGTAAAAAAATCAAATGGTTTTTCTCTGGTCGAGCTATCTATCGTTATAGTGATAGTAGCTATTATAACAGCCGGCATAATAAGCTCAAATATTATCGTTGAACAGGCAAAAATAAGAACACAGATATCAGAGCTGGAAAAATATAAACTTGCCTATGAAGCATTTAAATATAGGTTCAATGCAATACCGGGTGATTTTAAAGACGCATCTAAGTACTGGGGAGCTGCCGTACCGAACGGCAACGGGAATTCGGCAATAGGGGATATTTCGGGGTTTAATTCGATAGATAACTTACATTGCGTTAACAATAGCGAAGATCTTATTTTCTTTTACCACCTATATCTGGCAGGTTTGACAGATCGTAAGTATGAGCCTATACCACAAATTAATGTCGGCTATCCCTCTTTAATAACAGACCCTAAGAAAGGCATGGGTGCATCAGGCGGCTTGCCCGGTGGTGTTTTCGGAGGGGATAATTATACCGTTGAATTTCAAAATTCACAAACCATCAGAGCCAGAGTCGCTTTGAATCTACATGCGGGAAACCTTCAAAATATGCCGCATTGTCATGATTTTAACGATGATGTAGGAACAGGAACGCCGGCACTATATCATGCTATAGATACAAAAATTGATGACGGCATACCGCTTGAAGGCAGCTTTCTTGCCTATAGGGCGTGGAGCAGCAATTATGGCAACTGCCTGACGGCTGCCAACGGAGAATATTTACTTAGTAACAAAAGAACCGCATGTCATGCCATGTATATTTTCGAAATTTACTAG
- a CDS encoding DUF3576 domain-containing protein has protein sequence MKKLYTIKTIIILSVLAILGGCSKDLDVQAQYPKSQEDERRVRAGKLTGEGGLKLFGGSSDNEGGSGSGSNVGIGINSYLWRATLDTLSFMPLAIADPFGGVVTTEWYEDADAKGERFKVNVLILDQTLHANALKVSVFKQNRINGEWRDAKPNQKLIIDLENKILTSARNYKVEKESQGS, from the coding sequence ATGAAAAAATTATACACAATAAAAACAATTATCATTTTGAGTGTTTTAGCTATTTTAGGGGGCTGCTCAAAGGATCTTGATGTTCAGGCACAATATCCTAAGTCACAGGAAGATGAAAGACGTGTCCGTGCCGGCAAGCTGACCGGTGAAGGCGGCTTAAAGCTGTTTGGCGGGTCGTCTGATAATGAAGGCGGCAGTGGTTCGGGTTCTAATGTCGGCATAGGTATCAATAGTTATCTGTGGCGTGCTACGTTGGATACTCTGTCTTTTATGCCACTTGCTATAGCTGACCCTTTTGGCGGTGTGGTTACTACCGAATGGTATGAGGACGCTGACGCTAAAGGTGAAAGGTTTAAAGTTAATGTGCTTATCCTAGACCAAACGCTTCACGCAAATGCACTTAAAGTGTCGGTTTTCAAGCAGAACAGGATTAACGGGGAATGGCGTGATGCTAAACCTAATCAAAAACTGATAATAGACCTTGAGAACAAAATACTTACAAGTGCAAGGAATTATAAGGTTGAGAAAGAATCTCAGGGTTCTTAA
- the leuS gene encoding leucine--tRNA ligase — protein MADSIENYNVRITESKWQQKWDEANSFCVSDDKDKPKYYVLEMFPYPSGRIHMGHLRNYTIGDVIARYKKAQGFNVLHPMGWDAFGLPAENAAIENNVHPAKWTISNIDYMRGQLKKIGFSYDRSREFATCTPDYYKHEQKMFLDFVKNDLAYQKEAMVNWDPIDNTVLANEQVVDGRGWRSGAIVERKKLRQWFLRISDSAEELLQSIKTLDGWPEKVRIMQERWIGKSEGLRIFFDIEGESEKLEVYTTRPDTIFGAAFCAIAANHPIAIEIAKNNPDALKFAEECNKLGMAEEIIEKTEKLGFDTGLKIVHPFDESIKLPLYIANFVLMEYGTGAIFGCPAHDRRDLEFARKYDLPVTAVISPDGNSDFSVANEAYTGDGTLINSSFLNGMSVADAKSRIIDEIEKKEQGRRTTNYRLRDWGVSRQRYWGCPIPMIYCGDCGTVPVPEEQLPVELPEDVTFDKPGNPLDRHPTWKHVKCPACGSDALRETDTFDTFFESSWYFARYCSPEYDGGLDKDLCDYWLPVDQYIGGIEHAVLHLLYARYFTLALNKCGYLGVKEPFKGLLTQGMVCHETYQDKNGKWLLPDDVVKEKGDAKHIKTGEPVTVGRSQKMSKSKKNVVDPTVIVDAYGADTARLFMLSDSPPERDLEWSDSGVEGAYKYINRLWKMASSLNNELSGKETNSDFEPDGKLLDVKKQIHKTIEGVTDDLDNFRLNKAVARIRELTNTLSDIKSDDERSLAIIKEGMETAILLFAPMIPHLSEELWSLLGNGKMAIDTPWPVADKKYLVDDTVTIAVQLNGKLKATIELAKDAPKESAEKSALDNPKIREALAGKEIRKIIVVPNRIVNVVA, from the coding sequence ATGGCTGATTCCATAGAAAATTATAATGTACGCATAACCGAGAGTAAGTGGCAGCAAAAATGGGACGAGGCAAATTCCTTTTGTGTATCTGATGATAAGGATAAGCCTAAATATTATGTTCTTGAGATGTTCCCATATCCTTCGGGTCGTATCCATATGGGGCATTTGCGAAATTACACTATAGGCGATGTGATTGCCCGTTATAAAAAGGCACAGGGCTTTAATGTTCTTCACCCTATGGGTTGGGACGCATTCGGTCTGCCTGCTGAAAATGCTGCTATTGAAAATAATGTTCACCCCGCAAAATGGACTATATCAAACATTGATTATATGCGTGGTCAGTTAAAGAAAATCGGATTTTCATATGACCGGTCAAGAGAGTTTGCCACCTGCACGCCTGATTACTACAAGCACGAACAAAAAATGTTCCTTGATTTTGTTAAAAATGATTTAGCTTATCAAAAAGAGGCGATGGTCAACTGGGATCCTATAGATAACACGGTTCTTGCTAACGAGCAGGTAGTAGACGGTCGTGGCTGGCGTTCGGGAGCAATTGTCGAGCGTAAAAAGCTGCGTCAGTGGTTCTTGCGTATTTCCGATTCTGCCGAGGAGTTGTTACAATCCATCAAAACATTGGACGGCTGGCCTGAAAAGGTGCGTATTATGCAAGAACGCTGGATTGGCAAGTCCGAAGGATTGCGGATTTTCTTTGATATTGAGGGCGAAAGCGAGAAACTGGAAGTTTACACCACTCGTCCAGATACGATATTCGGTGCGGCATTTTGTGCTATTGCGGCTAACCACCCTATTGCTATCGAGATAGCTAAAAATAATCCTGATGCCCTGAAATTTGCAGAAGAATGCAACAAGCTGGGCATGGCTGAGGAAATAATAGAAAAAACTGAAAAACTTGGTTTTGATACGGGTTTGAAGATAGTTCACCCGTTTGATGAGTCTATAAAGCTGCCTTTATATATTGCCAACTTCGTATTAATGGAATATGGCACGGGTGCAATATTCGGTTGTCCTGCCCATGACAGGCGTGACCTTGAATTTGCCCGCAAATATGATTTGCCTGTAACTGCGGTAATATCACCGGACGGTAATAGTGATTTTTCCGTTGCAAATGAAGCCTATACGGGCGACGGTACGCTTATAAACTCCTCTTTTTTGAACGGCATGAGCGTTGCCGATGCAAAATCCCGTATAATTGATGAAATAGAGAAAAAAGAACAGGGTCGGCGGACTACAAACTATCGCCTACGTGACTGGGGAGTTTCCCGTCAGCGTTATTGGGGCTGCCCGATACCTATGATTTACTGCGGTGATTGCGGTACTGTGCCTGTCCCTGAAGAGCAATTGCCTGTTGAGCTACCTGAAGATGTGACCTTTGACAAGCCGGGTAATCCGCTTGACCGTCACCCCACTTGGAAACATGTTAAATGCCCTGCGTGTGGCTCAGACGCTTTGCGTGAAACCGACACTTTCGACACATTCTTTGAATCATCATGGTATTTTGCCCGCTATTGCTCACCTGAATATGATGGCGGACTAGATAAGGATTTATGCGATTACTGGCTACCTGTTGATCAGTATATAGGCGGTATTGAACATGCGGTGCTGCATCTTTTATATGCAAGATATTTCACATTAGCCCTGAACAAATGCGGATATTTAGGCGTAAAAGAGCCGTTTAAAGGCTTATTGACGCAAGGCATGGTCTGCCATGAGACTTATCAGGATAAGAACGGCAAGTGGTTATTGCCTGATGATGTAGTAAAAGAAAAGGGTGACGCAAAACATATTAAAACCGGCGAGCCCGTCACTGTAGGGCGTTCGCAAAAAATGAGCAAATCCAAGAAGAACGTCGTTGACCCTACCGTTATAGTTGACGCTTATGGAGCGGACACCGCAAGGTTGTTTATGCTCTCTGACAGCCCTCCTGAGCGTGACCTTGAATGGTCTGATTCAGGCGTGGAAGGTGCGTATAAATACATTAACCGCCTGTGGAAAATGGCATCTAGCCTTAATAATGAACTAAGCGGCAAGGAAACTAATAGCGATTTTGAACCTGACGGAAAATTGTTAGATGTTAAAAAGCAGATTCACAAGACCATTGAAGGTGTTACCGATGATCTGGATAATTTCCGCCTTAATAAAGCGGTTGCAAGAATCCGTGAATTAACTAATACTTTAAGCGATATTAAGTCTGATGATGAAAGGTCGCTTGCCATTATTAAAGAGGGTATGGAAACGGCTATATTGCTGTTTGCTCCGATGATTCCGCATTTGTCCGAAGAGCTGTGGAGCTTGCTGGGTAACGGTAAAATGGCGATAGACACCCCTTGGCCTGTGGCAGACAAGAAATATCTTGTTGATGATACGGTTACTATTGCCGTACAATTGAACGGCAAGCTGAAAGCTACCATTGAACTTGCTAAGGACGCTCCGAAAGAAAGTGCTGAGAAAAGTGCGTTGGATAACCCTAAGATAAGGGAAGCTTTGGCAGGTAAAGAGATTCGTAAAATAATTGTAGTACCAAACAGGATTGTAAATGTCGTTGCTTAA
- the lptE gene encoding LPS assembly lipoprotein LptE has protein sequence MRSVAMTLSAFITASCGFTPIYKTVDENGNAAMNLAAVKVESSHDLMGQFYSNRLTDLLNPAAVQVEPQYRMTTTLSKSKTPLAIQQDRTITRYKIVVSVNYRLVDINSGKVIDEGNLRREGGYDKVDSDYATYISDEDTTRRIIKELAEDTRIRIMAILVE, from the coding sequence GTGAGGTCAGTTGCAATGACTTTATCGGCATTTATAACCGCCTCATGCGGTTTTACACCCATATATAAGACGGTGGACGAAAACGGTAATGCGGCAATGAATCTTGCAGCAGTAAAAGTTGAATCATCGCATGACCTGATGGGACAGTTTTATTCTAACAGGCTGACCGACTTACTTAACCCTGCCGCTGTTCAGGTAGAGCCGCAATACCGTATGACAACCACCCTGAGCAAGAGCAAAACACCTCTTGCTATTCAGCAGGACAGGACGATTACCCGTTATAAGATTGTTGTTTCAGTCAATTACCGGTTGGTGGATATAAATAGCGGCAAGGTAATAGACGAAGGCAATTTAAGACGTGAAGGCGGTTATGACAAGGTAGATTCCGATTATGCGACTTATATCTCCGATGAGGACACCACAAGGCGTATTATAAAGGAACTGGCTGAAGATACACGTATAAGGATAATGGCAATTCTGGTGGAATAG
- the holA gene encoding DNA polymerase III subunit delta, producing the protein MKIQPAKIQSFIKNPDKGIDYILVYGPDAGLVSEYTKTIAKTVLDDLNDPFRVADLSFDRLKDEPSILADEISAISMIGGRRLVKVTTTSTSLPKEHADILQSVKSEALVIFSAGDLPVTSTLRKFFEKEQNAAAIACYKDDSRSIAAVINEKFAKYKIKCEPDVVPYLCGSFAGDRMIILSEVEKLITYMGEEQHIKLEDVQNSVKDSSEFSLDELCNAFASRNPRQTDLHMTKALSEDIAVIMIIRSLLRYFMRLQEARNKIDSGMNDQQAVSSLRPPVFFKQVPIFKQHLNSWRSNDISRVIKQLIELEIDCKTTGNPAELLCQRLLLVLPLAVR; encoded by the coding sequence ATGAAAATACAGCCTGCAAAGATTCAATCATTCATCAAAAATCCCGACAAGGGAATTGATTATATTCTGGTTTACGGTCCTGATGCCGGTCTTGTAAGCGAATATACAAAAACAATCGCAAAAACCGTATTAGATGACCTAAATGATCCGTTCCGTGTTGCCGATCTTTCATTTGACAGGCTGAAAGATGAGCCTTCTATTTTGGCAGATGAGATTTCAGCTATAAGTATGATAGGCGGCAGAAGGCTGGTTAAAGTGACCACCACATCAACTTCCCTGCCTAAGGAGCATGCCGATATTTTACAATCGGTAAAAAGTGAGGCTCTGGTTATTTTTTCCGCCGGCGATTTGCCTGTTACATCTACTTTAAGGAAGTTCTTTGAAAAAGAACAAAATGCAGCGGCTATTGCCTGTTATAAAGATGACAGCCGTTCTATAGCTGCGGTAATAAATGAAAAATTTGCTAAGTATAAGATAAAATGCGAGCCTGATGTCGTGCCGTATTTGTGTGGCAGTTTTGCCGGTGACCGCATGATAATCTTAAGTGAAGTTGAAAAACTTATAACCTATATGGGTGAAGAACAACATATAAAGCTCGAAGATGTGCAAAACTCCGTAAAAGACAGCAGCGAGTTTTCTTTAGACGAGCTTTGCAATGCCTTTGCTTCTCGCAATCCTCGTCAGACGGATTTACATATGACCAAAGCTTTATCCGAGGATATTGCGGTAATTATGATAATACGCAGCCTGCTACGTTATTTTATGCGCCTACAGGAAGCAAGGAACAAAATTGATTCGGGTATGAATGACCAACAGGCAGTTTCATCTTTGCGTCCGCCGGTGTTTTTTAAGCAGGTTCCGATATTCAAACAGCATCTAAATAGCTGGCGTAGTAATGACATATCACGAGTGATTAAGCAGCTAATCGAGCTTGAAATAGACTGCAAAACTACAGGCAACCCTGCCGAACTTCTTTGTCAGAGATTATTATTGGTATTACCGCTTGCCGTTAGGTGA
- a CDS encoding NADP-dependent isocitrate dehydrogenase — translation MTSTNITVAYGDGIGPEIMEATILILKEAGAAITVDAVEIGERAHKRGFKSGIPDECLNIIRRNKILLKAPITTPQGGEYKSVNITLRRVLGLYANVRPCVSYAPYVNTKHPKLDVVVIRENEEGLYTGIEYRQTQNTCQSLKVITGRGCEKINKFAFEYAVAGRRKKVTCFSKDNILKMTDGLFRRVFNEAAEFFPDIENDHLIVDTGSARLSSHPEDFDVIVTGNMYGDIISDIVAEISGSAGLAGSANIGDEFAMFEAVHGSAPDIAGKGIANPSGLLNAAVMMLVHIGQPNIAEKIRNAFLRTIEDGIHTADIYNEGVSYQKVNTEEFTKAVIARLGKKPEKLAPANYMYAATNISNVKVTFNRNIEEKKLIGVDVFFDWTKGDSEQLAAALLKVVENTDLKLQMIGSRGLKVWPNKGGSMPIADEFWWGRFFPLGEVKKSSHGQIIRLLDALQENGFDFIKTENLYTFNDVPSFSPAHGE, via the coding sequence ATGACTAGTACAAATATTACGGTAGCATATGGTGACGGTATCGGACCTGAAATAATGGAAGCTACCATACTTATATTAAAAGAAGCAGGAGCGGCAATAACCGTTGATGCCGTAGAAATCGGGGAAAGGGCACATAAAAGGGGCTTTAAATCGGGAATACCCGATGAATGCCTGAATATAATCCGAAGAAACAAGATATTATTAAAAGCACCGATAACAACCCCCCAAGGCGGAGAATATAAAAGCGTTAACATTACCTTACGTCGTGTTTTAGGTCTTTACGCTAATGTACGTCCTTGCGTATCTTATGCCCCTTATGTGAACACTAAACACCCTAAGCTTGATGTTGTGGTTATACGTGAAAACGAAGAAGGGCTTTATACGGGAATCGAATACAGGCAAACACAAAATACCTGTCAGAGTTTAAAGGTAATAACCGGAAGGGGCTGTGAAAAAATAAATAAATTTGCCTTTGAATATGCAGTTGCCGGCAGACGTAAGAAAGTAACCTGCTTTAGTAAGGATAATATCCTTAAAATGACAGACGGCTTGTTCCGTAGAGTCTTTAACGAGGCTGCCGAATTCTTCCCCGATATTGAAAACGACCACCTTATTGTTGACACGGGTTCAGCCAGATTGTCTAGCCACCCTGAAGATTTTGACGTAATTGTAACAGGAAATATGTACGGGGATATAATATCCGATATTGTGGCGGAAATATCGGGTTCGGCAGGTCTGGCAGGAAGTGCAAATATCGGTGATGAATTTGCTATGTTTGAAGCCGTACACGGCTCTGCCCCGGATATTGCGGGTAAAGGCATAGCAAACCCTTCGGGTCTGTTAAATGCTGCCGTTATGATGCTTGTACATATAGGGCAACCCAATATTGCCGAGAAAATCAGGAATGCATTCCTCAGGACGATTGAAGACGGTATCCACACCGCTGATATTTACAATGAGGGTGTAAGCTATCAGAAGGTTAATACCGAGGAGTTTACAAAGGCAGTTATCGCACGTCTGGGCAAGAAGCCTGAAAAGCTTGCTCCTGCAAATTATATGTATGCCGCTACAAATATTTCTAATGTGAAAGTTACATTTAACAGAAATATCGAAGAGAAAAAACTGATAGGTGTCGATGTATTTTTTGACTGGACTAAAGGTGATTCGGAACAGTTGGCGGCGGCTCTTCTGAAAGTAGTTGAAAATACCGACCTAAAATTACAGATGATAGGCAGCAGGGGATTAAAAGTATGGCCTAATAAAGGCGGCTCTATGCCTATAGCGGACGAATTTTGGTGGGGACGTTTCTTCCCCTTGGGTGAGGTAAAAAAAAGCTCGCATGGTCAGATAATACGGCTACTTGACGCATTACAGGAAAACGGTTTTGATTTTATAAAAACCGAAAACCTGTACACATTTAACGATGTCCCTAGCTTCTCACCGGCACATGGAGAGTAA
- a CDS encoding TIGR00730 family Rossman fold protein, with translation MKKSVCVFCGASNNVSGDYIEEARKVGKLIADNGYHMVFGAGDCGLMGATANAALENDGTVTGVFPRVLDGLEREHIGLTELITVDDMHTRKMTMFNKSDAFIILPGGFGTMDETFEVITWKQLHTHDKPIVLYNYKGYWDNWIKLTEQFMDLGFAGQKTRRLYDIVDNIEDIFTKL, from the coding sequence ATGAAGAAGTCGGTCTGTGTCTTTTGTGGGGCAAGTAATAATGTAAGCGGGGATTATATTGAAGAAGCAAGAAAAGTAGGTAAATTAATAGCAGATAACGGATACCATATGGTGTTCGGAGCCGGCGACTGCGGTCTAATGGGAGCTACGGCAAATGCCGCTTTAGAAAATGACGGCACTGTAACCGGTGTTTTCCCAAGAGTCCTAGACGGTCTGGAAAGAGAGCATATCGGTCTGACCGAGCTTATAACCGTTGATGACATGCATACCCGTAAAATGACCATGTTCAATAAATCGGATGCTTTTATTATATTGCCGGGCGGATTCGGGACTATGGACGAAACCTTTGAGGTAATAACATGGAAACAACTACATACCCACGATAAACCGATAGTTCTTTACAACTATAAAGGGTATTGGGACAATTGGATAAAGCTTACCGAGCAGTTCATGGATCTTGGCTTTGCAGGTCAAAAAACACGCCGATTATATGACATTGTCGATAATATTGAAGATATATTTACTAAACTTTAA
- a CDS encoding phosphatidylserine decarboxylase, with protein MGSKNLFNLILDSIPPIHKEGYNFIAIFAVTTLLLLIIAPAFFGFLGIVATIWCALFFRDPQRVVPVGDNFIISPADGIISKIETVSPPEELGIGNEEVIRVTVFLNVFNVHINRFPVTGEVTGLNYHPGKFLSANLDKASVENERQSVVIKTKEGGHTVVCVQIAGLIARRIVCYLEEKQEMQAGERFGLIRFGSRADIYLPAGVNPKVVEGQTAIGGETIIADLKSKATARKGEVR; from the coding sequence ATGGGTTCTAAAAATCTTTTTAATCTGATACTTGATTCAATTCCTCCTATACACAAAGAAGGTTATAATTTTATTGCCATATTTGCGGTTACAACGCTTCTTCTTTTGATTATAGCACCCGCTTTTTTCGGTTTTTTAGGAATTGTAGCTACTATATGGTGCGCGTTATTTTTCCGTGATCCGCAAAGAGTGGTTCCTGTAGGCGATAATTTTATTATCAGTCCGGCAGACGGAATAATTTCCAAAATAGAAACCGTTTCTCCTCCCGAAGAGCTTGGTATAGGCAATGAGGAGGTTATAAGGGTAACGGTATTTTTGAATGTCTTTAACGTTCACATTAACCGTTTTCCGGTGACAGGCGAGGTTACCGGACTTAACTATCACCCCGGCAAATTCTTAAGTGCCAACCTTGATAAGGCAAGCGTTGAAAATGAACGCCAGTCGGTTGTTATAAAGACCAAAGAGGGCGGTCATACGGTAGTATGCGTGCAGATAGCAGGATTAATCGCACGCCGTATCGTGTGTTATTTGGAAGAAAAACAGGAAATGCAGGCAGGGGAGCGTTTCGGTCTGATACGTTTCGGCAGCCGTGCAGACATTTACCTTCCGGCAGGAGTTAACCCCAAAGTGGTTGAGGGACAAACTGCTATAGGAGGCGAAACCATAATTGCCGATCTGAAAAGCAAGGCTACGGCGAGAAAAGGCGAAGTAAGGTAA